From Crassaminicella indica, one genomic window encodes:
- a CDS encoding HlyD family efflux transporter periplasmic adaptor subunit — protein sequence MTRKKRNRRKRKSRLRYFFLGIILFYFIIKFMPMLVSFSNETSIAEYGNIQVIDQLNCYIIRNEKVIKSNFEGELRYFVQEGEKVENGYKVAEISKDHIDDITRKKLEILNQRIESIKKNENSLFQSDIKKIDEELNKIINDIKEYKEKGNLLAIEQLKIELTNKLEKKRIITGDKSFAGKNLETLELEQENLQEKINNAICWIKSPASGIISYHIDGYEDLLTPKNMATIELESLKNMKSQITDLRAEKAIKNQPLFKIVDNNRWYMIAWLDREKSEKYKVGRRVIFKFPQREVKGKVYQIIENVKNNMVIFQIDQYVENFYSMRNIDLEVIPVKYEGLKIYKDSIVEIDGKKGVFVLDVNRHARFKPIKAIGYDDEYAIIQSNVFYNKNGERVSTVKLYDEVVRNGSKVKQGQMIY from the coding sequence GTGACAAGAAAAAAACGCAATAGACGGAAAAGAAAAAGCAGATTGCGGTATTTCTTTTTGGGAATTATATTATTCTATTTCATCATAAAATTCATGCCGATGCTTGTGTCTTTTTCTAATGAAACAAGTATTGCTGAGTATGGAAATATTCAAGTGATAGATCAATTAAATTGCTATATAATTAGAAATGAAAAAGTGATTAAAAGTAATTTTGAAGGAGAGCTACGATATTTTGTTCAAGAAGGAGAAAAAGTTGAAAATGGGTATAAGGTGGCTGAAATCTCTAAGGACCATATTGATGATATAACTAGAAAGAAATTAGAGATATTAAATCAAAGAATTGAAAGTATAAAAAAGAATGAGAATAGCTTGTTTCAAAGTGATATAAAAAAAATTGACGAAGAATTAAATAAAATAATTAATGATATAAAAGAATATAAAGAAAAAGGAAACTTATTAGCTATTGAACAATTAAAAATAGAACTGACTAATAAATTAGAGAAAAAAAGAATTATTACAGGAGATAAAAGCTTTGCTGGAAAAAACCTAGAAACCTTAGAATTAGAGCAAGAAAATTTGCAAGAAAAAATAAATAATGCAATTTGTTGGATAAAAAGTCCTGCATCGGGTATTATTAGTTATCATATTGATGGATATGAAGATTTATTAACTCCAAAAAATATGGCTACGATTGAATTAGAAAGCTTAAAAAATATGAAGAGCCAAATAACAGATTTAAGAGCTGAAAAAGCTATTAAGAATCAACCATTATTTAAGATTGTTGATAATAATAGGTGGTATATGATTGCTTGGTTAGATAGGGAAAAATCAGAAAAATATAAAGTGGGGAGAAGGGTGATTTTTAAATTCCCTCAAAGAGAAGTAAAGGGGAAAGTGTATCAAATAATCGAAAATGTAAAGAATAATATGGTAATCTTTCAAATAGATCAATATGTGGAGAATTTTTATAGTATGAGAAATATTGATTTAGAGGTAATTCCAGTAAAATATGAAGGGTTAAAAATATATAAGGATAGCATTGTAGAAATAGATGGAAAAAAAGGCGTGTTTGTCCTTGATGTGAATAGACATGCAAGATTTAAACCTATTAAAGCAATAGGATATGATGATGAATATGCAATTATTCAAAGTAATGTTTTTTATAATAAAAATGGAGAAAGAGTAAGTACTGTAAAATTATATGATGAAGTTGTTAGAAATGGTTCAAAGGTTAAACAAGGACAAATGATATATTAA
- a CDS encoding YggS family pyridoxal phosphate-dependent enzyme: MSYIEKNIKDLREEINETCRKIGRNPEEIQLIAVTKTVDPERINEAIHAGVEHIGENKVQEIMEKYDVVSNVHWHMIGHLQTNKVKYIIDKVKLIHSLDRISLAEEINKRAKKHNKIMDVLVQVNVANEETKFGLASNEVLEFFEKIQIFEHIRVRGLMTIAPYEENPENVRKYFKKLKEIFETIKIKGFPRVDMKYLSMGMTNDFKVAIEEGSNMIRVGTGIFGRRNYNKL, translated from the coding sequence ATGTCTTACATTGAGAAAAACATAAAGGATTTAAGAGAAGAAATTAATGAAACATGTAGGAAAATAGGAAGAAATCCTGAAGAAATTCAATTAATTGCTGTTACTAAAACAGTAGATCCTGAGAGGATTAATGAAGCTATTCATGCAGGAGTTGAGCATATAGGAGAAAATAAAGTTCAAGAAATAATGGAAAAATATGATGTTGTGTCTAATGTTCATTGGCATATGATAGGACATTTACAGACTAATAAAGTAAAATATATTATAGATAAAGTAAAATTGATCCATTCATTAGATAGAATAAGCTTAGCAGAGGAAATCAATAAGCGTGCAAAGAAGCATAATAAAATTATGGATGTATTAGTACAGGTAAATGTTGCTAATGAGGAGACAAAATTTGGATTGGCTAGTAATGAAGTACTTGAATTTTTTGAGAAGATACAGATATTCGAACATATTAGAGTTAGGGGGTTGATGACTATTGCTCCATATGAAGAAAATCCTGAAAATGTTCGAAAGTATTTCAAAAAATTAAAGGAAATATTTGAAACAATTAAAATAAAAGGATTTCCACGGGTAGATATGAAATATTTATCAATGGGTATGACTAATGATTTTAAAGTGGCTATTGAAGAAGGTTCGAATATGATACGTGTTGGTACAGGAATCTTTGGAAGAAGAAATTATAATAAGTTATAA
- a CDS encoding cell division protein SepF has translation MSGKFVDKVKYFMGLDDYEEDEDEVVETSVEYDEPITPIQSKKNKIVNIHTTTQMKVVVYEPTEFEEAPSIVDNLKNRKPVIINLEKLEPELAKKLFNFVNGAVYALDGSIQKVSTGIFILAPSNVDISGNINEELKNTALFPWNK, from the coding sequence ATGTCAGGAAAATTTGTAGATAAAGTAAAATATTTTATGGGATTAGATGATTATGAAGAAGATGAAGACGAAGTAGTTGAGACATCTGTTGAATACGATGAGCCTATTACACCGATACAGAGTAAAAAAAATAAAATTGTAAATATACATACAACAACACAAATGAAGGTTGTAGTTTATGAGCCTACTGAGTTTGAAGAAGCACCTAGTATTGTTGACAATCTTAAAAATCGAAAGCCTGTTATTATTAATTTAGAAAAGCTAGAACCTGAACTAGCAAAAAAATTATTTAATTTTGTTAATGGAGCTGTATATGCTTTGGATGGGAGTATTCAAAAGGTTTCAACGGGGATATTTATTTTAGCACCTAGCAATGTAGATATATCAGGAAATATAAATGAAGAATTGAAAAATACAGCCTTGTTTCCTTGGAATAAATAA
- a CDS encoding YggT family protein, translating into MWMIQRSVDYFFRVLDFLIIARILMSWLNPNPYSTIPKLIYQLTEPILAPFRNLLFRFGLGRGMIDFSPIIAVIFLDFIRNIIIGLL; encoded by the coding sequence ATGTGGATGATTCAGCGATCAGTAGATTATTTTTTTAGAGTGTTAGATTTTTTAATCATTGCAAGAATTCTCATGTCATGGTTAAATCCAAACCCATATTCAACAATCCCTAAGCTAATTTATCAATTAACAGAACCAATACTGGCTCCTTTTAGGAATTTACTTTTTAGATTTGGATTAGGAAGAGGAATGATTGATTTTTCACCTATCATAGCAGTTATTTTTTTAGATTTTATTAGAAATATTATTATAGGATTACTTTAG
- a CDS encoding RNA-binding protein produces the protein MINKEALIKHIKNNEERQIVMKTLNKVDSVLKSYRVCITDFYDPYQISLCIPVLNQIRDINYLVTGGYETAERRVIIIYPEYMEIEEEDYPIGAIKISGKFMKDSLNHRDFLGAVLGLGLKREKIGDILVGDGQANIIAYKELCDYILLNLEKVSKYKVNIESISFNDLMKVEKHFKIIYGTVSSLRLDSILSAGFGESRNTISKLIHNNRVKVNFKPVNQPSYVLHEGDLISFKGRGRIILDQIGDKTKKDRYKVIIKRIV, from the coding sequence TTGATTAATAAAGAAGCATTGATAAAGCATATAAAAAATAATGAAGAACGACAAATTGTAATGAAGACCTTAAATAAGGTCGATAGTGTATTGAAAAGTTATAGAGTATGTATAACAGATTTTTATGATCCTTATCAAATATCCTTATGTATTCCTGTATTGAATCAAATTAGGGATATAAACTATTTAGTAACAGGGGGATATGAAACTGCAGAAAGAAGGGTAATAATTATTTATCCTGAATATATGGAAATAGAGGAAGAAGACTATCCTATTGGTGCTATAAAAATTTCTGGAAAGTTCATGAAGGATTCATTAAACCATAGAGATTTTTTAGGCGCAGTTTTGGGATTAGGATTAAAGAGAGAAAAAATCGGAGATATTTTAGTTGGAGATGGACAAGCAAATATTATTGCATATAAAGAACTTTGTGATTATATTTTGTTGAATTTAGAAAAAGTATCTAAATATAAAGTAAATATTGAAAGCATTTCTTTTAATGATTTGATGAAGGTTGAAAAGCATTTTAAGATTATCTATGGGACTGTATCATCTTTAAGGCTAGATAGTATTTTAAGTGCAGGCTTTGGAGAATCAAGAAATACTATATCGAAGCTTATACATAATAACAGGGTGAAAGTAAATTTCAAGCCAGTGAATCAACCATCATATGTCCTTCATGAAGGAGACTTGATATCCTTTAAAGGTAGAGGAAGAATAATATTAGATCAAATTGGAGATAAAACAAAAAAGGATAGATACAAAGTGATTATAAAAAGAATAGTCTAG
- a CDS encoding DivIVA domain-containing protein, giving the protein MITPLEIQNKEFKKGIRGYKESEVDEFLDKIIIDYENLYKENIELKDKIAMLNEQIEKYENLEKTLNNTLVFAQSTAEEVSKNAQKKAELIIQEAEGKATKIIEDAKAKVSDIQKEYEEGKKQLHIFKTRFKTLLEAQLEAVMASCKEIVEDIEEVKELNEVEEDKEFDKVTLVKEAE; this is encoded by the coding sequence ATGATTACACCACTTGAGATTCAAAATAAAGAATTTAAAAAAGGGATCAGAGGCTATAAGGAAAGTGAAGTTGATGAATTTTTAGATAAAATCATTATAGATTATGAAAATTTATACAAAGAGAATATAGAATTGAAAGATAAAATTGCTATGCTGAATGAGCAGATAGAAAAATATGAAAACTTAGAAAAGACTCTAAATAACACTTTGGTTTTTGCGCAAAGCACTGCTGAAGAGGTTTCAAAAAATGCACAAAAAAAAGCAGAATTAATAATACAAGAAGCTGAGGGGAAGGCCACAAAAATTATAGAAGATGCAAAGGCGAAGGTTTCTGATATTCAGAAAGAATATGAAGAAGGTAAAAAGCAATTGCATATTTTTAAAACAAGATTTAAAACTCTCTTAGAAGCACAATTGGAAGCGGTTATGGCTAGTTGCAAGGAAATAGTTGAAGATATTGAAGAGGTTAAGGAATTGAATGAAGTTGAGGAAGACAAGGAATTTGATAAAGTTACTTTAGTTAAGGAAGCTGAATAA
- a CDS encoding 5'-methylthioadenosine/adenosylhomocysteine nucleosidase, translating to MNMIGIIGAMDEEIQILKEKMQLEKEMHFAGMIFYKGKLMGKDIVVVRSGIGKVNAAICTQVLISNFHVDTIINTGVAGAVHDELNVGDIVVARDVIEHDFDVTAFGGYALGQIPRMDEYIFKADERLVEIAVKASEKETTKYKTTIGRIVSGDVFIASPEKKDFLWKEFRAFCAEMESAAIGHTAYLNKIPFVIIRAMSDKADGSAHVNFNEFVIEAANNSVEIVLNMLKNM from the coding sequence ATGAATATGATAGGTATTATAGGAGCAATGGATGAAGAAATTCAAATTTTAAAGGAAAAAATGCAATTGGAAAAAGAAATGCATTTTGCAGGAATGATTTTTTATAAGGGAAAGTTAATGGGAAAAGATATTGTAGTTGTAAGAAGTGGTATAGGAAAAGTAAATGCAGCTATTTGTACGCAGGTTTTAATAAGTAATTTTCATGTAGATACGATTATCAATACAGGTGTTGCTGGTGCTGTACATGATGAATTGAATGTTGGTGATATTGTTGTTGCAAGGGATGTAATAGAACATGATTTTGATGTTACGGCATTTGGGGGGTATGCATTAGGACAAATTCCTAGAATGGACGAATATATATTTAAAGCAGATGAGAGGTTAGTTGAAATTGCAGTAAAGGCTAGTGAAAAAGAAACGACTAAATATAAAACAACGATAGGAAGAATTGTATCTGGTGATGTTTTTATTGCATCACCAGAAAAGAAAGATTTTTTATGGAAAGAATTTAGAGCTTTTTGTGCAGAAATGGAAAGTGCAGCAATTGGACATACTGCTTATTTAAATAAGATTCCTTTTGTAATAATTAGAGCTATGTCTGATAAGGCAGATGGATCAGCTCATGTGAATTTTAATGAGTTTGTTATAGAAGCTGCAAATAATTCAGTTGAAATTGTATTGAATATGTTAAAAAATATGTAA
- a CDS encoding DUF5665 domain-containing protein codes for MDEERIGHLEKNIEKISKELERAKIGEYVDIMNNPKRLLYINFIGGLARGLGTAIGLTILAAVFFYSLQKTVDLPLIGRYIAELIDIIENYR; via the coding sequence ATGGATGAGGAGAGAATTGGACACCTTGAAAAAAATATAGAGAAAATTTCAAAAGAGTTAGAAAGAGCAAAAATAGGTGAATACGTTGATATTATGAATAATCCCAAAAGATTATTATACATTAATTTTATAGGAGGATTAGCTAGGGGGCTAGGAACAGCTATAGGTCTTACAATTTTAGCTGCGGTGTTTTTTTATTCCCTACAAAAGACAGTAGATCTACCCTTGATAGGAAGGTATATTGCAGAGTTAATAGATATTATAGAAAATTATAGGTGA
- a CDS encoding TraR/DksA C4-type zinc finger protein gives MNQSRLQYFKEKLLKERKEVVEALDRMEKNEPNESMQNYFDELSMYDNHPADIGTETFQVEMNFNLKKNEALALEEIDEALQRIQKGTYGKCSNCGEDISEERLEIIPTTKKCIACEKDSFEIKDEIHTRPVEEKNFKYPFGRTYMDTNDDYNGFDGEDALQAVARFNKTDEKHMALDWYDNNMYDENVSGTVEFVDNISDDFYVGQLEGKERRDIPNRQKRKK, from the coding sequence ATGAATCAAAGTAGATTACAGTATTTTAAAGAGAAGCTATTAAAAGAAAGAAAAGAGGTAGTAGAAGCTTTAGATAGAATGGAAAAAAATGAACCGAATGAATCCATGCAGAATTATTTTGACGAGCTATCTATGTATGATAATCATCCTGCAGATATAGGAACAGAAACTTTTCAAGTGGAAATGAATTTCAATTTAAAAAAGAATGAAGCATTGGCACTTGAAGAAATTGATGAGGCCCTACAAAGAATACAGAAAGGTACATATGGAAAATGTAGCAATTGTGGAGAAGATATATCTGAAGAAAGACTTGAAATTATCCCTACTACAAAAAAGTGTATAGCATGTGAGAAGGATAGCTTTGAGATAAAGGATGAAATTCACACAAGACCAGTTGAAGAAAAGAATTTTAAATACCCCTTTGGAAGAACTTATATGGATACTAATGATGATTATAATGGGTTTGATGGAGAAGATGCACTTCAGGCTGTAGCTAGATTTAATAAGACTGATGAGAAGCATATGGCACTAGATTGGTATGATAATAATATGTATGATGAAAATGTATCAGGAACAGTAGAATTTGTGGATAATATTAGTGATGACTTTTATGTAGGGCAGCTTGAAGGAAAAGAAAGGCGAGATATACCAAATAGACAAAAAAGAAAAAAGTGA